From Spirochaetaceae bacterium, the proteins below share one genomic window:
- a CDS encoding AAA family ATPase: MSNQRERKSEHEREAENERAAPQTQPADGDAAVSAAEGSQASAVNGEQEEARQPSFWHNVRVPDLVKHRIEVVKQQRRLSKRMRQLVRKIVPLVVVIGLGVMIGLNETLLNLFLQLLSFIGQLLFAILFMLVQFGSLFWFMSRSKIERIRPEDPKIITFDDYWGQPRLKRLVRQWLGLLSDRQQFVEMGGRYINGLLLYGPPGTGKTMLAKAMAGEAGVAFISIEGSGFRAMFWGVDVMKMIWFIRKARKLAQRYGAAIAYIDEIDAVAQSRGGVMGEGGGGGGGMGGFMGGGTGALTRLLYEMDGIDSKTLKEKVKGKLFQIMGKKPPERNWHVLFMGSTNRPDVIDPALKRPGRFDQLIKVDLPDRTGRREIVDGYLRTVNHDDTVDIDAIVMNNRSATPAQIMAAITKDAVRVALFDHRRAVSQDDIERAFLQQYTGIENPIEEMQETQRWQVAVHEAGHAVAQHFLMPDTRIAHITIVRRGDALGFVLPMDEVEMYSQPLERIVKDIMVCLAGQAAMRVVFKEPFTGASGGDYPMVRARLWHLYNEGYFGPPLVDWRTGRDSTGGVSGESSSAEQRAVRNAWENLERATQALLRRRQDRLIALAEALMDHNSLTTRQVVEILGPNKPEQPAELPPPPPTGTEPSAIAVPQAVVAEETVASGQADLGGESPAAPR; encoded by the coding sequence ATGTCTAACCAACGTGAACGCAAGTCTGAGCACGAGCGCGAAGCCGAGAACGAGCGCGCAGCACCGCAAACACAACCGGCGGACGGAGACGCCGCGGTTTCCGCCGCCGAGGGATCCCAGGCCTCGGCCGTAAACGGCGAGCAGGAGGAGGCGCGGCAGCCGAGCTTCTGGCACAACGTGCGCGTTCCCGACCTGGTCAAGCACCGCATCGAGGTGGTCAAGCAGCAACGCCGGCTGTCCAAGAGGATGCGGCAACTGGTGCGCAAGATCGTGCCGCTGGTGGTGGTGATCGGGCTCGGCGTGATGATCGGGCTCAATGAGACGCTGCTCAACCTGTTCCTGCAGTTGCTCAGCTTCATCGGCCAGCTCCTGTTCGCCATTCTGTTCATGCTGGTGCAGTTCGGGTCGCTGTTCTGGTTCATGTCGCGCTCCAAGATCGAGCGCATCCGGCCCGAAGATCCCAAGATCATCACTTTCGACGACTACTGGGGGCAGCCGCGGCTGAAGCGGCTGGTGCGGCAGTGGCTCGGGCTGCTGTCCGACCGGCAGCAGTTCGTGGAGATGGGCGGACGCTACATCAACGGCCTGCTGCTGTACGGCCCGCCCGGCACCGGCAAGACGATGCTGGCCAAGGCGATGGCCGGCGAGGCCGGGGTCGCGTTCATCTCCATCGAGGGCTCCGGGTTCCGCGCCATGTTCTGGGGCGTCGACGTGATGAAGATGATCTGGTTCATCCGCAAGGCGCGCAAGCTTGCCCAGCGCTACGGCGCGGCGATCGCCTATATCGACGAGATCGACGCGGTCGCCCAGAGCCGCGGCGGCGTGATGGGCGAAGGCGGCGGCGGCGGCGGCGGCATGGGCGGATTCATGGGCGGCGGCACCGGCGCCCTGACCCGCCTGCTGTACGAGATGGACGGCATCGACAGCAAGACCCTCAAGGAGAAGGTGAAGGGCAAGCTGTTCCAGATCATGGGCAAGAAGCCGCCCGAGCGCAACTGGCACGTGCTGTTCATGGGCTCCACCAACCGCCCCGACGTGATCGACCCGGCGCTGAAACGCCCCGGGCGCTTCGACCAGCTCATCAAGGTGGATCTGCCCGACCGTACCGGGCGGCGCGAGATCGTCGACGGCTACCTGCGCACGGTGAACCACGATGACACGGTCGACATCGATGCGATCGTGATGAACAACCGCTCGGCGACGCCGGCCCAGATCATGGCGGCGATCACCAAGGACGCGGTGCGCGTCGCGCTGTTCGATCACCGCCGCGCGGTATCGCAGGACGACATCGAACGGGCATTCCTGCAGCAGTACACCGGCATCGAGAACCCGATCGAGGAGATGCAGGAGACGCAGCGCTGGCAGGTCGCCGTGCACGAGGCGGGGCACGCCGTGGCGCAGCACTTCCTGATGCCGGATACCCGCATCGCGCATATCACCATCGTCCGCCGCGGCGACGCGCTCGGCTTCGTGCTGCCGATGGACGAGGTGGAGATGTACTCGCAGCCGCTGGAGCGGATCGTGAAGGACATCATGGTGTGCCTGGCCGGCCAGGCGGCGATGCGCGTGGTGTTCAAGGAGCCGTTTACCGGCGCGTCCGGCGGCGACTACCCGATGGTGCGGGCGCGGCTGTGGCACCTGTACAACGAGGGCTACTTCGGTCCGCCGCTGGTGGACTGGCGCACGGGGCGCGACTCCACGGGCGGCGTATCCGGCGAAAGCTCCAGCGCCGAGCAGCGCGCGGTGCGCAATGCGTGGGAGAACCTGGAGCGCGCCACGCAGGCGTTGCTGCGCCGCCGCCAGGATCGGCTGATCGCACTCGCGGAAGCGCTCATGGATCACAATTCCCTTACCACCCGGCAGGTGGTGGAGATCCTCGGACCCAACAAGCCGGAGCAACCGGCCGAGCTGCCGCCCCCGCCGCCCACCGGCACCGAGCCGTCGGCCATTGCCGTCCCGCAGGCGGTAGTGGCGGAGGAAACGGTGGCCAGTGGACAGGCCGACCTCGGCGGAGAGTCGCCCGCGGCTCCGCGCTAG
- a CDS encoding DUF3276 family protein, producing MAQRGELFSSRADSEKRTYFFNVKENRVGDMFLNIVESRKRDGAGAHRDGFERHSLIVYEEDLRAFVDALDEALDYATRHAQKKRAGPPGGARRPG from the coding sequence ATGGCGCAACGCGGGGAGCTGTTCAGTTCCCGCGCAGATTCCGAAAAGCGAACCTACTTCTTCAACGTGAAGGAAAACCGGGTCGGCGACATGTTCCTGAACATCGTCGAGAGCCGCAAGCGGGATGGCGCGGGTGCACACCGGGACGGTTTCGAGCGCCACTCGCTGATCGTCTACGAGGAGGATCTGCGCGCGTTCGTCGACGCCCTCGACGAGGCGCTCGACTACGCCACCCGGCATGCGCAGAAGAAGCGCGCCGGGCCGCCGGGCGGCGCGCGGCGGCCCGGCTAG
- a CDS encoding ribonuclease HII: MRCGIDEAGRGPLAGPVTAAAVVLPRRFPVRCLNDSKQLTADEREHAAAVIRARAAAWAVGWCSAAEIDAINIHRATLLAMWRALRGVRVEPDEVLIDGRFALPLALPCRAIVKGDQKIPEIMAASIIAKTERDRFMRRYARIEPAWCFHEHKGYATPSHRFLLRLHGPSPIHRRSFGGGAAGGARNRER, from the coding sequence CTGCGCTGCGGGATTGACGAGGCGGGCCGCGGGCCGCTCGCCGGCCCGGTGACGGCCGCGGCCGTGGTGCTGCCGCGGCGCTTCCCGGTGCGGTGCCTGAACGACTCCAAGCAGCTCACCGCCGACGAGCGCGAGCATGCCGCGGCCGTCATTCGCGCGCGCGCCGCCGCGTGGGCCGTCGGCTGGTGTTCAGCCGCCGAGATCGACGCGATCAACATTCACCGCGCGACGCTGCTGGCGATGTGGCGCGCCCTGCGCGGTGTGCGGGTGGAACCGGACGAGGTGTTGATCGACGGACGCTTTGCATTGCCCCTGGCGCTGCCGTGCCGGGCCATCGTCAAGGGCGACCAGAAGATACCCGAGATCATGGCCGCCTCGATCATCGCCAAGACCGAGCGCGACCGCTTCATGCGGCGCTACGCGCGCATCGAACCGGCCTGGTGCTTTCACGAGCACAAGGGCTACGCCACCCCGAGCCACCGCTTCCTGCTGCGGCTGCACGGCCCGTCGCCGATTCACCGCCGGTCGTTCGGCGGCGGCGCGGCAGGCGGGGCGCGCAACAGAGAGCGCTAG
- a CDS encoding AAA family ATPase, translating into MALIKRVELLGFKSFPERTVIDFSAGISAVVGPNGCGKSNVVDAVRWVLGEQNPRALRAERMEDVIFGGTESRSRVSVAEVTLVLDNHDHSLPVDVSEVEVRRRLYRSGDSEYLVNRQVVRLRDLRDMFLDTGVGKNAYSVMEQGRIDLLLAAKPEERRQVFEEAAGIARYRTRAAEAERKLHHTRQNMSQVNAIIAEVKRSRDLLANQVERASQYRNLQERIFGAERDLELIRLRELKTRRAAIEADLGAARERHEQLQEKSRRAREALQRNADHTRTLQAEVVELQRQLYGVDLQRGDTRERMASARERVAEAERSMAGYRDRERGVAARIVELQELRAARQEDAAGAQARLRELRAARERVTAEIADLQNRVRDNAAVAAEANAAVQREDQRLEELRGRLRTTTDNIVASLDSGLQAAGYSPEARAAAEEEIARLIQDLHATLAADGDADSAPGRLRAARRQVRQLDELIKSYGNLTSAVIDDFLSPQGIVTQKRQLDEELGAAVAHIAQQRRRAEAARRDNEQLARRIEEQQRRSHDLQVDSTRTAAARESLTAECEQLTGQIAEQQGRRGELARDEQSAAQSIAAMNQALHDLEARGDRLAEQETGLRARLDELDGELQKQSARHAAFERTVQQVQEKLERSARGIERLQLRHTEVATEIRTTLRTFQEVHAQDLSQYELDITQSESRSELRATLARLREEVRNLGQVNLMASEQFREVDERFRFLRAQLDDLETATRDLSSIAEQIHAESSALFRQAFADIRGEFQGMFRRLFGGGRTELKLTDPDALLESGIEFYAQPPGKKLENITLLSGGERALTAVALLFALYRIRPSPFCILDEIDAALDDENVGRLVELLTEFSADTQFLVVTHNKRTAAGASHLFGITMEEQGVSRLVTLRLPAPERVEERELAVAT; encoded by the coding sequence ATGGCGCTCATCAAACGAGTCGAGTTGCTCGGCTTCAAATCGTTTCCTGAGCGTACCGTCATAGATTTCTCCGCGGGTATTTCCGCCGTGGTGGGCCCGAACGGCTGCGGCAAGAGCAACGTCGTGGACGCCGTCCGATGGGTGCTCGGCGAGCAGAACCCACGCGCATTGCGCGCGGAGCGCATGGAAGATGTGATCTTCGGCGGTACCGAGAGTCGCAGCCGCGTTTCCGTGGCGGAAGTCACGCTGGTGCTGGACAACCACGACCACTCGCTGCCGGTGGACGTCAGCGAGGTCGAGGTGCGGCGCCGCCTGTACCGCTCCGGCGACAGCGAGTACCTCGTCAACCGCCAGGTCGTGCGGCTGCGCGACCTGCGCGACATGTTCCTGGACACCGGCGTCGGCAAGAACGCGTACTCGGTCATGGAGCAGGGCCGCATCGACCTGCTGCTGGCCGCCAAGCCGGAGGAGCGCCGGCAGGTGTTCGAGGAAGCGGCGGGCATCGCGCGCTACCGGACGCGGGCCGCCGAGGCCGAACGCAAGCTGCACCACACGCGCCAGAACATGTCCCAAGTGAACGCGATCATCGCGGAAGTGAAGCGCTCGCGCGACCTGCTCGCCAACCAGGTCGAACGCGCGAGCCAGTACCGCAACCTGCAGGAGCGGATATTCGGCGCCGAGCGCGACCTGGAGTTGATCCGGCTGCGTGAGTTGAAGACCCGCCGCGCCGCCATCGAGGCCGACCTCGGCGCCGCCCGCGAGCGCCACGAACAACTGCAGGAGAAGAGCCGCCGGGCGCGCGAGGCGCTGCAGCGCAACGCCGACCACACCCGCACGCTGCAGGCCGAGGTGGTGGAACTGCAGCGGCAACTCTACGGCGTCGACCTGCAGCGCGGCGACACGCGGGAGCGAATGGCCTCGGCCCGCGAGCGCGTGGCCGAGGCGGAGCGCAGCATGGCCGGCTACCGCGACCGCGAGCGCGGCGTGGCCGCGCGCATCGTGGAGCTGCAGGAGTTGCGCGCAGCCAGGCAGGAAGATGCCGCGGGGGCCCAGGCCCGCCTCCGCGAGTTGCGCGCTGCGCGCGAGCGCGTGACCGCCGAGATCGCCGACCTGCAGAACCGCGTGCGTGACAACGCGGCAGTGGCGGCGGAGGCGAACGCCGCCGTCCAGCGGGAGGACCAGCGCCTCGAAGAGCTGCGCGGCCGGTTGCGCACCACCACCGACAACATCGTGGCCAGCCTGGACTCCGGCTTGCAGGCCGCCGGGTACTCGCCGGAGGCGCGGGCGGCGGCGGAGGAGGAGATTGCGCGGCTCATCCAGGATCTGCATGCCACGCTGGCGGCGGACGGCGACGCCGACAGCGCGCCGGGGCGCCTGCGCGCCGCGCGGCGGCAGGTGCGCCAGTTGGACGAGTTGATCAAGTCGTATGGCAATCTGACCTCGGCGGTGATCGACGATTTTCTGTCGCCGCAGGGCATCGTGACCCAGAAGCGTCAGCTCGACGAAGAGCTCGGCGCGGCGGTCGCCCATATCGCGCAGCAGCGCCGGCGGGCCGAAGCGGCGCGCCGCGACAACGAGCAATTGGCCCGCCGCATCGAGGAACAACAACGCCGGTCGCACGATTTGCAGGTGGACAGCACGCGCACCGCCGCGGCGCGAGAGAGTCTGACCGCGGAGTGTGAGCAGCTTACCGGCCAGATCGCCGAACAGCAGGGCCGCCGCGGCGAGTTGGCGCGCGACGAGCAAAGCGCCGCGCAGAGCATCGCAGCGATGAACCAGGCGCTGCACGACCTGGAAGCACGCGGCGACCGCCTCGCGGAGCAGGAGACGGGCCTGCGTGCCCGCCTCGACGAACTGGACGGTGAACTGCAGAAGCAGAGCGCCCGGCATGCCGCGTTCGAACGCACGGTGCAACAGGTGCAGGAGAAACTGGAGCGCTCCGCCCGGGGAATCGAGCGGTTGCAGTTGCGCCACACGGAGGTGGCCACCGAGATCCGCACCACCCTGCGCACGTTCCAGGAGGTGCACGCCCAGGACCTGTCCCAGTACGAACTGGACATTACGCAGTCCGAGTCGCGCAGCGAACTGCGCGCCACGCTGGCCCGGCTGCGCGAGGAAGTACGCAACCTCGGCCAGGTGAACCTGATGGCCTCCGAGCAGTTTCGCGAGGTGGACGAGCGCTTCCGGTTCCTGCGTGCCCAACTCGACGACCTGGAGACCGCCACGCGCGATCTCAGCAGCATCGCGGAGCAGATCCATGCCGAGTCCAGCGCCCTGTTCCGGCAGGCGTTCGCCGACATCCGAGGCGAGTTCCAGGGCATGTTCCGGCGCCTGTTCGGCGGCGGGCGCACCGAGCTCAAGCTCACCGACCCCGACGCGCTGCTGGAGTCCGGCATCGAGTTCTACGCCCAGCCGCCGGGCAAGAAGCTGGAGAACATCACCCTGCTGTCCGGCGGCGAGCGCGCCCTGACCGCGGTGGCGCTGCTGTTCGCCCTCTACCGCATACGTCCCTCGCCGTTCTGCATCCTCGACGAGATCGACGCGGCGCTCGACGACGAGAACGTGGGCCGCCTGGTGGAGTTGCTCACCGAGTTCAGCGCGGACACGCAGTTTCTGGTCGTCACCCACAACAAGCGCACCGCGGCCGGCGCCTCCCACCTGTTCGGCATCACCATGGAGGAGCAGGGCGTCTCGCGCCTGGTCACCCTGCGCCTGCCCGCCCCCGAACGCGTCGAGGAACGCGAACTCGCGGTGGCCACCTGA
- a CDS encoding AAA family ATPase has translation MIEKRLGGLWQQLQAKKLHLRHFLSEVRLSGIRGIGDLRVAFDYPVSVIAGGNASGKSTVLFAAACAYRVPGAGVKDYVPSTLFPDYRPKSGAREDTKREVIIDFEYSTPDGRRSMRWRRAKGWNRSFLGRKGASQPERPVYLRTLSNLSNPSEVRGVLSMSRLTAAPAETRLTASQIEFAQQMLPFRYAEVVDLSSGSKRLLFAAQEKGAVYSELHMAAGERSILRLSQEIAQLRGALILIDEVEAGLHPWVQQLLMLQLQQLALRNDLQIIVTSHSPVVLDSVPANGRVFLDRDYASGTVTVQPAYRDLVQDALYGRSADVLNLLCEDVTAEGILHGVLDVLLPRQSMRRETVRIGRDTGAGEFPTHATAFRKFGQIHNFVFVLDGDGRGSDAESRIARAAESDVPVYFLPGTEAPEIWIWDRIRANLAAAAEGLHMDPNELAIRVDRLNAVYDSASDRPATIAKTKLRALAEAGDWATPDICRLIARHETMRKESDIQPLVEGLETTLLRWRSD, from the coding sequence ATGATCGAGAAACGCCTCGGCGGTCTCTGGCAACAGCTCCAAGCCAAGAAGCTCCACCTGCGCCACTTCCTGTCCGAGGTCCGCCTGTCGGGTATCCGTGGGATTGGCGACCTGCGAGTGGCCTTCGACTACCCGGTCAGCGTCATCGCCGGCGGCAACGCGAGCGGCAAGTCGACCGTGTTGTTCGCGGCTGCCTGCGCTTACCGAGTACCGGGAGCCGGCGTGAAGGACTACGTCCCTTCTACTCTGTTTCCCGACTATCGGCCGAAGTCCGGCGCTCGCGAGGATACGAAGCGCGAAGTCATAATCGACTTCGAATACTCCACGCCGGACGGACGACGATCCATGCGCTGGCGCCGCGCAAAGGGGTGGAACCGCAGCTTCCTCGGTCGAAAGGGGGCAAGTCAGCCTGAACGCCCGGTCTATCTGCGCACGCTCAGCAATCTCAGCAACCCATCCGAGGTGCGCGGTGTGCTGAGCATGTCACGCTTGACTGCCGCGCCCGCGGAGACGCGGCTCACCGCCTCGCAAATAGAGTTTGCGCAGCAGATGCTCCCGTTCAGATACGCCGAGGTTGTCGATCTGTCCAGTGGAAGCAAGCGTCTTCTGTTCGCAGCCCAGGAGAAGGGCGCCGTCTATTCGGAGCTGCACATGGCCGCAGGCGAACGCTCGATACTGAGGCTCTCACAGGAGATCGCACAGCTCCGGGGCGCCCTGATCCTGATCGACGAGGTGGAAGCCGGTCTGCATCCATGGGTCCAGCAGTTGCTCATGCTGCAACTCCAGCAGCTTGCGCTGCGCAACGACCTGCAGATCATCGTGACCTCGCACAGCCCGGTGGTGCTCGACTCCGTGCCCGCGAACGGCCGCGTGTTCCTGGACCGGGACTACGCCAGCGGTACCGTGACGGTGCAACCTGCATATCGCGACCTTGTTCAGGACGCCCTCTACGGGCGCTCGGCCGACGTCCTGAACTTGCTCTGCGAAGACGTTACTGCCGAAGGGATCCTGCACGGTGTCCTGGATGTTCTTCTCCCACGCCAGAGCATGAGGAGGGAGACCGTTCGCATCGGGCGGGACACTGGCGCCGGTGAGTTTCCAACTCATGCCACGGCATTCCGCAAGTTCGGTCAGATCCACAACTTCGTTTTCGTGCTTGATGGCGATGGACGCGGAAGCGACGCGGAGAGCCGGATTGCGCGGGCGGCAGAAAGCGACGTCCCGGTGTATTTTCTCCCCGGCACGGAAGCTCCCGAGATTTGGATCTGGGATCGAATCCGTGCGAACCTGGCGGCGGCAGCCGAGGGTCTGCATATGGATCCGAACGAGCTCGCCATCCGAGTGGACCGGCTCAATGCGGTCTACGACTCCGCTTCCGATCGGCCCGCCACTATCGCCAAGACCAAGCTCAGAGCCCTTGCCGAGGCTGGCGATTGGGCTACGCCCGACATATGCCGACTGATCGCCCGCCACGAGACCATGAGGAAGGAAAGCGATATTCAGCCGCTCGTCGAGGGGCTGGAAACTACGCTGCTGCGTTGGCGATCCGATTAG
- a CDS encoding AAA family ATPase, translated as MKLRSVEIENFRAIKHLKLSLDESLTVFHGDNADGKTSVLSAIAVGLGRIPTLLPAVTGISFRDSDRRRSAHSVSVKLKTTDGVEWEQRKGGVRQPVDGHSLREKIDGIVRSDKEGRARNLPIVAFYDTDRAVLDVPRRRSGFDRGLPRYTALEGALSARADFRDFFEWFKAKEDEELRDQKSNSRHVSHELEAVRSAITSMIPNASRPRIVFRPLRFMVSLESESGPQEDLTLDQLSGGYRIILALVADLARRMAQGNPQKEEPLKCEAVVLIDEIELHLHPEWQQRVLDDLLRTFPNTQFLVSTHSPQVLTTVLPERVVELSRASGTIVAGHASAPTYGAESGDVLLTVMGVRSRPANNKFVQTLDRYLRLVADDQGESIVARELRAELEEVSPRDPALDGADVEIRRRNVLKQMAQRK; from the coding sequence GTGAAGCTGCGCTCCGTCGAGATTGAGAACTTTCGCGCAATCAAGCATCTCAAGCTGTCTCTGGACGAATCTCTTACCGTGTTCCACGGCGATAACGCTGACGGAAAGACGAGTGTACTGAGCGCAATCGCCGTCGGTCTCGGACGCATTCCCACTCTCCTGCCGGCGGTGACGGGTATCTCCTTTCGCGATTCGGATCGGAGACGGTCGGCACACAGTGTCAGCGTTAAGCTCAAGACAACCGACGGAGTAGAATGGGAACAGCGGAAAGGTGGAGTACGTCAGCCGGTTGACGGTCACTCGTTACGGGAAAAGATCGACGGAATCGTCCGCTCGGACAAGGAGGGTCGTGCGCGAAATCTGCCGATTGTGGCCTTCTACGATACCGATCGTGCCGTGCTTGATGTGCCTCGACGAAGGAGTGGATTCGACCGCGGACTCCCACGTTACACCGCTTTGGAGGGAGCGCTCTCCGCGCGCGCTGACTTCCGTGATTTCTTTGAGTGGTTCAAGGCCAAAGAGGACGAAGAGCTACGGGATCAGAAGAGCAATTCACGCCATGTTTCGCATGAACTCGAAGCCGTTCGTAGCGCAATCACGTCCATGATACCGAATGCCTCTCGACCACGTATCGTGTTCCGTCCACTTCGTTTCATGGTATCCCTTGAATCGGAATCAGGGCCACAGGAAGACCTGACCCTCGATCAACTCAGCGGCGGCTATCGAATCATTCTGGCACTGGTGGCAGATCTTGCTCGGCGGATGGCGCAGGGTAACCCGCAAAAAGAAGAGCCTCTTAAGTGTGAGGCGGTCGTGCTCATCGACGAGATCGAGCTTCATCTGCATCCTGAGTGGCAGCAGAGAGTCCTCGACGACTTGCTGCGTACATTTCCAAACACCCAATTCCTCGTGTCCACGCACAGCCCGCAGGTGTTGACCACGGTTCTGCCGGAACGAGTCGTGGAGCTCAGCCGGGCGAGTGGCACGATTGTCGCCGGCCATGCGTCGGCCCCCACCTATGGGGCTGAATCCGGCGACGTGCTTTTGACCGTGATGGGAGTTCGTTCTCGTCCCGCCAACAACAAGTTCGTACAGACACTCGACCGGTACCTGCGCCTTGTCGCTGACGATCAAGGAGAGTCAATAGTGGCGCGCGAACTTAGAGCCGAACTTGAAGAGGTCTCGCCCCGAGATCCGGCATTGGACGGCGCCGACGTGGAGATACGCCGGCGCAACGTGTTGAAGCAAATGGCCCAGCGGAAGTGA
- a CDS encoding extracellular solute-binding protein: MTRLYAIMGAALLLLAPAMAFAGAEGEGSGAAMDALSAPGVYPISDELITVTALANVDTRIQDITTNYAVTWLEEQTNVHIEWDQVTGSDAAQKINLVLAAGSDLPDMIINSGITTEQQFLYGSQGFLAPLEGLIEEHTVELKRIFAEDPHVPRQLTAPDGHVYALSVRPVAYHSTLSQKLWINVEWLERLGLEMPTTTDELRTVLAAFRDQDANGNGDPGDEIPYSGLIRYWRSRPGAFVMNAFIYDDGFGDPTNSHRMVVNDGIISPAFTTDEWRQGLTYLNGLYNDGLFDGEAFVMDRNQLHTLNNGGVEGVARVGAHQAGTPWGALAPGGTMHRQYRAVPPLIGPNGAQFTAFYPKNQRGSKFSLTTAATDLEQVAIIKFFDFVHRTDEARMVPWFGPEGEGWRWAEEGEMAYTGETALWKQIQLYNTAHNHKLGHMFPSYFEEGFFDRQVPASDDPLSIEPRLYWETIEKYEGHQPDEIVRPLIHEFDEGREYGQLRAPINEFVEQSFARFVTGDLDVNSDADWNNYLEQLEALKLSRFVEILQIAYTRMYG; the protein is encoded by the coding sequence ATGACACGACTCTACGCGATCATGGGGGCCGCACTGCTGTTGCTGGCTCCCGCAATGGCATTCGCCGGCGCCGAGGGAGAGGGTTCCGGCGCCGCGATGGACGCGCTGTCGGCGCCCGGAGTCTACCCGATCAGCGATGAGCTGATTACGGTGACGGCGTTGGCCAACGTCGATACGCGCATCCAGGACATCACCACCAACTACGCGGTGACCTGGCTGGAGGAGCAGACCAACGTCCATATCGAGTGGGACCAGGTCACCGGCTCCGACGCCGCCCAGAAGATCAACCTGGTGCTGGCCGCCGGCTCCGACCTGCCGGACATGATCATCAACTCCGGCATCACCACCGAGCAGCAGTTCCTGTACGGCTCGCAGGGGTTCCTGGCGCCGCTGGAGGGACTGATCGAGGAGCACACCGTCGAGCTGAAGCGCATCTTCGCCGAGGACCCGCACGTGCCGCGCCAGCTCACCGCGCCCGACGGCCACGTCTACGCGCTGTCGGTGCGTCCGGTGGCCTACCACTCCACGCTGTCGCAGAAGCTGTGGATCAACGTCGAGTGGCTGGAGCGGCTCGGGCTGGAGATGCCCACCACCACCGATGAGCTGCGCACCGTGTTGGCGGCGTTCCGCGATCAGGATGCCAACGGCAACGGCGACCCGGGCGACGAGATCCCCTACTCCGGGCTGATCCGCTACTGGCGCAGCAGGCCCGGCGCGTTCGTGATGAACGCGTTCATCTATGACGACGGCTTCGGCGATCCCACCAACTCGCACCGCATGGTGGTCAACGACGGCATCATCTCGCCGGCGTTCACCACCGACGAGTGGCGTCAGGGCCTGACCTACCTGAACGGCCTGTACAACGACGGTCTGTTCGACGGCGAGGCGTTCGTGATGGACCGCAACCAGCTCCACACCCTGAACAACGGCGGCGTGGAAGGCGTCGCACGGGTCGGCGCCCACCAGGCCGGCACGCCGTGGGGGGCGCTGGCGCCCGGGGGCACCATGCACCGCCAGTACCGCGCCGTACCGCCGTTGATCGGTCCGAACGGCGCCCAGTTCACCGCGTTCTACCCCAAGAACCAGCGTGGCTCCAAGTTCAGCCTGACCACGGCTGCGACCGACCTGGAGCAGGTGGCGATCATCAAGTTCTTCGACTTCGTGCATCGTACTGACGAAGCTCGCATGGTGCCGTGGTTCGGTCCCGAGGGCGAAGGCTGGCGCTGGGCGGAAGAGGGCGAGATGGCCTACACCGGCGAGACCGCGCTGTGGAAGCAGATCCAGCTCTACAACACCGCCCACAACCACAAGCTTGGCCACATGTTCCCGAGCTACTTCGAGGAAGGGTTCTTCGACCGCCAGGTGCCGGCGTCCGACGATCCGCTGTCGATTGAGCCCCGCCTGTACTGGGAGACCATCGAGAAGTACGAGGGGCACCAGCCGGACGAGATCGTACGCCCGCTGATCCACGAGTTCGACGAGGGCCGCGAGTACGGCCAGTTGCGCGCGCCGATCAACGAGTTCGTCGAGCAGAGCTTTGCCCGCTTCGTGACCGGCGACCTGGACGTCAACTCCGACGCCGACTGGAATAACTACCTGGAGCAGTTGGAGGCGCTCAAGCTGAGCCGGTTCGTGGAGATCCTGCAGATCGCCTACACGCGCATGTACGGTTAG